In Biomphalaria glabrata chromosome 11, xgBioGlab47.1, whole genome shotgun sequence, the following proteins share a genomic window:
- the LOC129921811 gene encoding uncharacterized protein LOC129921811, producing MTWKFIMMYSVMLLMFKTGNFQRLVVEPMNIQPGVTESLSVNCSLALTKMSGFLSLANLTLYKAIEDSQYIQICSLASGNVIEDTNAGDGTCKGNINNKGGSYLNVQWLFPNLHMSGQYKCQAVGLSLSWKEVTLTSTATVSGSELSLATLSEQLRFVQIENAVFQMNIVKENLATKELFWKNLEQNISLLAANQNKDTELLQLNLSQHMTSMTQQMTSMTQQMTSMTQQMTSMTQQMTSMTQQMSSMTQQMSSMTQQMSSMTQQMSSMTQQMTSMTQQMSSMTQQMTSMTQQMTSMTQQMTSMTQQMTSMTQQMSSMTQQMSSMTQQMSSMTQQMSSMTQQMTSMTQQMSSMTQQMTSMTQQMTSMTQQMTSMTQQMTSMTQQMTSMTQQMTSMTQQIQIVQENLANSLEMLFYKSPVFEGRRYYLAKQLASFSSTSAQATCHLYGGYLAEIDKENEFHFVRAFLNNYKQFICVSISGSDEDIEGHWVNLRNNTFLTYLQWNANEPDGGRDQNCLSICRDYNWLMGSTFCFFVYDFKNQKSYLCEIPEL from the exons ATGACTTGGAAATTTATAATGATGTATTCAGTAATGTTATTGATGTTCAAGACAG gAAACTTTCAGCGCCTAGTAGTGGAACCAATGAATATACAACCAGGAGTCACAGAGAGTTTAAGTGTCAACTGTTCTCTGGCTTTAACAAAAATGTCCGGATTTCTGTCTTTAGCGAATCTTACTCTGTATAAAGCCATAGAAGACTCTCAATATATTCAAATTTGTTCACTAGCTTCAGGAAATGTTATTGAAGATACCAACGCAGGGGACGGTACCTGTAAAGGAAACATCAACAATAAAGGTGGCTCCTACTTAAATGTGCAGTGGCTGTTCCCAAACCTGCATATGTCTGGTCAATATAAGTGTCAAGCTGTTGGATTAAGTCTTTCTTGGAAAGAGGTCACGCTGACATCTACAGCAACAGTGTCCGGAAGTGAACTTTCTTTGGCTACTTTGAGCGAACAACTGAGATTTGTTCAGATTGAAAATGCCGTGTTCCAAATGAACATTGTTAAGGAAAATTTGGCTACCAAAGaattattttggaaaaattTAGAACAAAATATTAGCCTTTTAGCTGCTAATCAAAACAAGGACACTGAATTACTGCAGCTGAACCTAAGTCAGCATATGACAAGTATGACGCAGCAAATGACAAGTATGACGCAGCAAATGACAAGTATGACGCAGCAAATGACAAGTATGACGCAGCAAATGACAAGTATGACGCAGCAAATGTCAAGTATGACGCAGCAAATGTCAAGTATGACGCAGCAAATGTCAAGTATGACGCAGCAAATGTCAAGTATGACGCAGCAAATGACAAGTATGACGCAGCAAATGTCAAGTATGACGCAGCAAATGACAAGTATGACGCAGCAAATGACAAGTATGACGCAGCAAATGACAAGTATGACGCAGCAAATGACAAGTATGACGCAGCAAATGTCAAGTATGACGCAGCAAATGTCAAGTATGACGCAGCAAATGTCAAGTATGACGCAGCAAATGTCAAGTATGACGCAGCAAATGACAAGTATGACGCAGCAAATGTCAAGTATGACGCAGCAAATGACAAGTATGACGCAGCAAATGACAAGTATGACGCAGCAAATGACAAGTATGACGCAGCAAATGACAAGTATGACGCAGCAAATGACAAGTATGACGCAGCAAATGACAAGTATGACGCAGCAAATTCAGATAGTTCAAGAAAACTTGGCTAATTCTTTGGAGATGTTATTTTATAAATCCcctgtttttgaaggtagacgcTACTATCTGGCTAAACAACTAGCCTCATTTAGCTCGACCTCAGCTCAGGCAACCTGCCATCTGTATGGAGGCTATCTCGCAGAAATTGACAAGGAAAATGAGTTCCACTTTGTCAGAGCTTTCTTGAATAACTACAAACAGTTTATTTGCGTATCTATATCTGGAAGTGATGAGGACATTGAAGGACATTGGGTCAATCTGCGCAATAATACATTCcttacatatttacaatggaATGCTAATGAGCCTGATGGTGGTAGAGATCAAAACTGTCTAAGTATATGCAGAGATTACAACTGGTTAATGGggtcaactttttgtttttttgtttatgattttaaaaaccaaaaatCTTATCTATGCGAGATCCCAGAACTGTGA
- the LOC106067935 gene encoding macrophage mannose receptor 1-like — MLKFHYILNLFFLGLVKPIHCQGQCFDFESGALLSTGGVPATRSFLACQIVAPCPAANISSVVSIDIYTSGVVRLARVSQDKQVNVFQSDKGLTLEGVGRVKKNGVSYLFVQFNRNTFTAETAFRCVVFAKNARGETFFISSTTSLVSSAKGGTVSNLMLPLMLTVSQTFENHKYLLSRLSGFTSQEAIQYCENFGGYLAEINSEEEFGAILDFIQYFMKGYSVLIGGTDAAVESSWVFQHSGSPVEFFKWHNGEPNNVGNEDCMALAFWPANGILMNDIPCSEEKVGVKFLCEIEMDLK; from the exons ATGCTGAAATTTCACTACATTCTAAACCTTTTCTTTCTAGGTCTTGTAAAACCAATTCATTGCCAGG GGCAGTGCTTTGATTTTGAAAGCGGTGCACTACTCAGCACTGGGGGTGTTCCCGCCACAAGGAGCTTCCTTGCCTGTCAGATTGTAGCGCCCTGCCCCGCAGCGAATATTAGCAGCGTGGTATCGATAGACATATACACGTCTGGTGTCGTTCGTCTGGCCAGGGTCAGTCAAGACAAACAAGTGAACGTCTTTCAAAGTGATAAAGGTTTGACATTAGAAGGGGTCGGAAGGGTGAAGAAGAACGGCGTGTCCTACCTGTTCGTTCAATTCAACAGAAATACATTCACTGCTGAAACAGCGTTCCGGTGTGTGGTCTTCGCCAAAAATGCAAGAGGCGAGACATTCTTCATCAGCAGTACCACGTCCCTCGTCAGCAGCGCCAAGGGCGGCACCGTTTCCAATCTAATGCTGCCGCTTATGCTCACTGTTTCCCAGACTTTTGAAAATCACAAGTACCTGTTGTCCAGACTTAGCGGGTTCACCAGTCAAGAAGCCATACAGTACTGCGAAAATTTTGGAGGGTATTTGGCGGAAATAAACTCTGAGGAAGAATTCGGCGCGATTTTGGACTTTATTCAGTATTTCATGAAAGGCTATTCTGTCTTAATCGGAGGCACTGACGCTGCAGTCGAGTCCTCTTGGGTGTTCCAGCATAGTGGTTCCCCGGTAGAGTTTTTCAAATGGCATAACGGTGAACCTAACAATGTCGGCAATGAGGATTGCATGGCGTTGGCTTTCTGGCCAGCTAATGGGATATTAATGAACGATATTCCCTGTAGTGAAGAGAAAGTGGGCGTCAAATTCTTATGTGAGATAGAAATGGATTTGAAATAA